One Nerophis lumbriciformis linkage group LG21, RoL_Nlum_v2.1, whole genome shotgun sequence DNA segment encodes these proteins:
- the rab13 gene encoding ras-related protein Rab-13 translates to MAKKYDFLFKLLLIGDSGVGKTCLIIRFAEDNFNSTYISTIGIDFKVKTIEVDGKKVKLQVWDTAGQERFKTITTAYYRGAMGIILVYDITDEKSFENIQNWMKSIKENASAGVSQMLLGNKCDIEAKRKVTKETGEKLAKDHGIRFFETSAKSSINVEESFLALARDILQISSRKPGPAGRQVKITSRTEKKTSKCALL, encoded by the exons ATGGCGAAAAAGTATGATTTTCTCTTTAAATTGTTGCTCATCGGGGACAGTGGAGTAGGAAAAACATGTCTGATCATTCGCTTTGCTGAGGACAATTTCAACTCAACCTACATCTCGACCATTG gCATCGACTTTAAAGTAAAAACAATTGAGGTGGATGGCAAGAAAGTGAAACTGCAAGTATG GGACACAGCAGGCCAGGAGAGGTTCAAGACCATCACCACTGCCTACTACAGAGGAGCCATG GGCATCATCCTGGTGTACGACATCACTGACGAGAAATCCTTCGAAAACATACAGAACTGGATGAAGAGCATCAAAGAA AATGCATCTGCCGGAGTGAGTCAAATGTTGCTCGGCAATAAGTGCGACATCGAGGCGAAGCGGAAAGTTACCAAGGAGacgggagaaaag CTGGCGAAGGATCACGGCATCAGGTTCTTTGAAACCAGCGCCAAGTCAAGTATTAACGTTGAGGAG TCCTTTTTGGCGTTGGCACGGGACATACTTCAGATATCCAGCAGGAAACCG GGTCCCGCTGGTCGACAAGTGAAGATCACCAGCAGAACTGAGAAAAAAACTTCCAAATGTGCTCTTCTTTAG